AAGGGCTTTCGCAAGAGCCTCGAGATCACCGGGGTCGGCTATCGCGCCGCGAAGGCCGGCGAGCGCCTCAACTTAAGCCTGGGCTATTCGCACCCGGTCAGCTTCGAGCCGCCCAAGGGCGTTGCGTTGACCGTCGAGGGACAGAACAAGATTCACGTCGATGGCATCGACAAGCAGGCCGTCGGCCAGGTCGCCGCCGACATCCGGCAGCTGCGCAAGCCCGAACCCTACAAAGGAAAGGGCATCCGTTACGAGGGCGAGCGAATCCGCAAGAAGCTCGGCAAAGCCGGAAAGG
The nucleotide sequence above comes from Candidatus Binatia bacterium. Encoded proteins:
- the rplF gene encoding 50S ribosomal protein L6, which gives rise to MSRIGKLPVAVPSGVSIEFDGDVVAVKGPKGELRQRILANVVAVRLDDGKVLVERKGDAKAHRAAHGLTRTLIANMVEGVSKGFRKSLEITGVGYRAAKAGERLNLSLGYSHPVSFEPPKGVALTVEGQNKIHVDGIDKQAVGQVAADIRQLRKPEPYKGKGIRYEGERIRKKLGKAGKAAKK